From a region of the Lactuca sativa cultivar Salinas chromosome 4, Lsat_Salinas_v11, whole genome shotgun sequence genome:
- the LOC111899648 gene encoding serine/threonine-protein kinase STY46, whose translation MVMESNESCSSRSAESSPPRTVANSGNGNRQQMKKLEVYNEVLHRLKESCNDEANEPGFDDELLAHFNRLPTRYALDVNVERAEDVLMHKRLLQLAHDPANRPAFEVRLVQVSPTTDGSSDELVYSSSPKHQSIHPPPAFGSSPNLEALALEASESQIRNGDSAVNSYQILPRPMHEITFSMEDKPKLLSQLTALLAEVGLNIQEAHAFSTVDRYSLDVFVVDGWPYEETDQLRTALERELFKLEKRCWPNQQSLSASSELDQTVMPSQLNLTIPNDGTDVWEIDSRFLILDHKVASGSYGDLYKGTYRSQEVAIKILKTERVNSDLQKEFAQEVYILRKVRHKNVVQFIGACTKPPSLCIVTEFMSGGSVYDYLHKQKGTFKLPTLIKISIDISKGMNYLHQNNIIHRDLKAANLLMDEHEVVKVADFGVARVKTQTGVMTAETGTYRWMAPEVIEHKPYDHKADVFSFGVVLWELLTGKLPYEYLTPLQAAVGVVQKGLRPTIPKNTLPKLAELLERCWQQDPTLRPDFTEIIDILNQIAKEVGEEVDDRRKDKGFLSVLRRGNQ comes from the exons ATGGTTATGGAAAGTAACGAGAGCTGTAGTAGTAGAAGTGCGGAATCATCGCCGCCGCGCACGGTGGCGAACAGTGGTAACGGTAACCGGCAGCAGATGAAAAAGCTAGAGGTTTACAATGAGGTTCTTCACCGACTCAAAGAGTCTTGCAACGACGAAGCTAATGAACCTGGGTTTGATGATGAACTTTTGGCTCACTTTAATCGTTTACCCACCAG GTATGCACTTGATGTAAACGTGGAAAGGGCTGAAGATGTACTCATGCACAAGCGCCTATTACAACTAGCACATGATCCTGCTAATAGACCTGCTTTTGAGGTTCGACTAGTTCAG GTTTCTCCAACCACTGATGGAAGCTCTGATGAATTAGTTTATTCCAGCTCTCCTAAACACCAAAg tATTCATCCACCACCTGCCTTTGGGTCATCACCTAATCTTGAAGCCCTTGCACTTGAAGCAAGTGAGTCTCAGATTCGAAATGGGGATAGTGCTGTAAATAGCTATCAAATTCTTCCCAG GCCTATGCATGAAATTACCTTTTCAATGGAGGACAAACCAAAGCTTCTAAGTCAG ttgacagctttacttgcggaagtaggATTAAACATCCAAGAAGCACATGCTTTTTCCACAGTAGATCGTTACTCATTAGATGTCTTTGTTGTTGATGGTTGGCCTTATGAG GAAACCGATCAACTCCGAACTGCATTAGAAAGAGAACTTTTTAAGCTTGAG AAACGGTGTTGGCCAAATCAACAATCATTATCTGCTTCAAGTGAGCTGGATCAAACAGTAATGCCAAGTCAACTTAATTTAACAATTCCTAATGATGGAACTGATGTTTGGGAAATTGATTCTCGATTCTTAATACTTGATCACAAAGTTGCATCTGGATCATATGGAGATTT GTATAAAGGTACATATCGTAGTCAAGAGGTGGCAATCAAGATACTTAAAACTGAACGTGTAAACTCAGATTTGCAGAAAGAATTTGCCCAAGAAGTTTACATCTTGAG GAAAGTCCGACATAAGAATGTTGTTCAGTTCATAGGAGCATGTACTAAGCCTCCAAGCTTGTGCATTGTAACTG AATTCATGAGTGGGGGAAGTGTGTATGATTATTTACACAAGCAGAAGGGTACTTTTAAGCTTCCAACATTAATCAAGATTTCAATTGATATATCAAAGGGTATGAATTATCTACACCAAAATAACATCATACACAGAGACCTCAAGGCTGCAAATCTTCTCATGGATGAACATGAA GTTGTTAAGGTAGCTGACTTTGGTGTTGCAAGAGTGAAGACTCAGACAGGTGTCATGACAGCAGAAACTGGGACATACCGATGGATGGCTCCTgag gTTATTGAGCACAAGCCTTATGATCACAAGGCGGATGTTTTCAGTTTTGGGGTTGTATTATGGGAGTTACTAACAGGAAAG CTTCCATACGAGTACTTAACCCCACTACAAGCAGCTGTCGGTGTTGTTCAAAAG GGATTACGGCCGACTATTCCAAAAAACACACTGCCGAAACTTGCTGAGCTGCTTGAGAGATGCTGGCAGCAAGACCCAACGTTGAGACCTGATTTTACGGAAATCATCGATATTCTAAATCAGATAGCTAAGGAG GTGGGAGAAGAAGTAGATGATCGGCGCAAGGACAAAGGATTCCTATCGGTTCTTAGACGTGGCAATCAATGA